The DNA segment TATCTGGGACTTTCCCATATTATGATCAAAAAACTAAAAAAATGGTTTCTTTAACTTCTGCGATTAACGATTGTTTAAGAGCAAATGGAGAAAAAGAATGGGATACTCAGAAAGGTCCTATGGCTGAATTCCAAGCTTACTTTGTAAATCAAAGTAAAGAAGCTGGTAAAAAGTTTGACATTAAAATAAACAGCGAGGCTGAGAAAAAAGCTTATGAGAGAGGTAAAGAGTATTATTATTCTCAAAGAGGATATTTAAAACTTTCTTGTGCTACTTGTCATATTGATGGTGCTGGTAAAAGAGTTAGAAATGAGATTTTATCACCACTTGTTGGTCAAGTTACGAGTTTCCCTGTAGTAAGATTAAGATGGGCAGAAATAGGAACAGTTGAAAGAAGACTTTCTGGATGTGTTGTGGATCAAGGTCAAGTTCCTCCAAAAGATGAAAGTCAAGAAATGATAGAACTTCTTTATTTCTTATCATATATGTCAAATGGAATGCCAGTTGATGGTCCAGATGTAAGAAAATAAAAGGATTTATAATGAAAAGTATTTTAAAAATTACAGCAATTTCAGCAATATTATCTTTAACTCTTACTTCATTATCAGCTGAAGATTTTTCAAAGTTAGATGTAAAAAAAGAGTGTGATGTAAAAGCAAATGGTGTTGAAAAATTATTAGAGACAGCAGAAAAATATAACAAGTTAGCAATTGAGAATAAAGTTGAATTTATGAGACTTGGAATGAAAACTAGCCAATATATTGATGCATCAAAAGAAGCATTAAAAAATGGTGCAAAAGAGATTGCAATTGTTGATAATAAGGCTAAACCAACAGGTGAAATGGTTTCTTTAGAATTTGCAGCTTGGAGATCTTGTAGCTTCGCTATTAGTGCTTTAACACAAATGGAAGATTCTAAGAAAAATTGGAAATTAGCTAGTCCTAGCGATGGGTACAAGTACTAATTGAATTTTTTGTAACAGATTTTAAAAAGTCAAGAGTAATCTTGGCTTTTTTTTATTTATATAAAGGAAAACAAAATGAGTAAATTAAGTAGAAGAGAATTTGTTTATATGATGGCAGTTCTAGGAGCTGCACCAGTATTTGCAAATTCGCACACAAGAATGACAGATACTTCAAAAAAAATTGAAGATTATTATAAATTAAAACCTTTTGGGAATGCTCGATTTATACATATGACAGATTCTCATGCACAGCTTTTACCAGTATACTTTAGAGAACCAAGTGTAAATTTAGGTTTCTATGGTAATTTAGGAAAACCACCTCATATTGTTGGTGAAAAATTTTTAGATTATTATGGTATTAAAGGTAATAAAAGATTAGAGTATGCATTTTCATGTGTAAACTTTGAAGAACATGCTAAAGTTATGGGTAAGACAGGTGGTTTTGCACAAATTAAGACAGTTGTAGATTTTCTAAGAGATAGTTTTGGAAAAGATAAAACTTTATTTCTAGATGGTGGAGATACTTGGCAAGGGAGTGCAACTTCTTTATGGACTAGAGGAAAGGATATGGTTGGTGCACTTAATCTTTTAGGTGTAGATATTTGTGTTGGTCACTGGGAATTTACATATACAGCTGAAGAAGTATTAGCAAATGTAAAAGAGTTAAAAGCTGAATTTTTAGCACAAAATGTATTTGTTAAAGAAGATGCTTTAATGAATGATGCACCAGTATTTGATGAAGACACAGGACACGCATTTAAACCATATACAATTAAACAA comes from the Aliarcobacter cibarius genome and includes:
- the soxA gene encoding sulfur oxidation c-type cytochrome SoxA; the encoded protein is MFSKIVKSSAILLFAATTLSAANFNAGAEKDRIEAIKYFEAKFEDPAKNLNRFFPYSDEQELATKYEKGLKHMDFNIGSYAYAKDAKEQYEALKEMPPYEEAIEKGEELYTKKFANGNSLQTCFPDLTISGTFPYYDQKTKKMVSLTSAINDCLRANGEKEWDTQKGPMAEFQAYFVNQSKEAGKKFDIKINSEAEKKAYERGKEYYYSQRGYLKLSCATCHIDGAGKRVRNEILSPLVGQVTSFPVVRLRWAEIGTVERRLSGCVVDQGQVPPKDESQEMIELLYFLSYMSNGMPVDGPDVRK